One window of Trifolium pratense cultivar HEN17-A07 linkage group LG5, ARS_RC_1.1, whole genome shotgun sequence genomic DNA carries:
- the LOC123885725 gene encoding probable F-box protein At2g36090, which yields MNNFSMLPPDIILTHILPRLDGETLTALSAVSSEFFHMICKDNNSRLWVNVCISTWPSLLSHTWVGFHGMIISDFPGGCRSFFSDAFPSLHHRNNPPPPPPPPKFPSVADFAYVFDVFLQGERERERELLCANIGSQSIKIGTCGATRSFRFVDSCDLWNILNFIPVKKDGCEEYLKEKLRFSCVLISSLYSEISSRSTIKHAGSLFRPCCKPVSVTTNNGSVVAVYETLLPMAGVWEYFTEMVKCEVKVKCEWKNEEEDKFYVRRIKIRMEDMDGIVVNENQAAIILMNAIENGERRGRGRGNEFHLGCTHVYGPSLCVAANKRKVETSKRDPQAMLITKLRRLWKI from the exons ATGAATAATTTTAGTATGTTACCTCCGGACATCATTCTTACTCACATCCTTCCGCGCCTCGACGGCGAAACCCTAACGGCTTTATCAGCAGTCTCCTCTGAATTCTTTCACATGATCTGCAAAGACAACAACAGCAGACTATGGGTGAACGTTTGCATTTCCACGTGGCCTAGCTTGTTGTCGCATACTTGGGTAGGTTTCCATGGGATGATAATTTCAGACTTCCCCGGTGGCTGCCGTTCCTTCTTCTCCGATGCGTTCCCTTCCCTCCACCATCGTAATAATCCTcctccacctccaccaccaccaaaaTTTCCATCCGTTGCAGATTTTGCGTAtgtatttgatgtttttttacAGGGAGAACGAGAACGAGAACGAGAACTTTTGTGTGCAAATATTGGATCTCAAAGCATAAAGATAGGGACATGTGGAGCCACGAGATCCTTTCGTTTTGTTGACTCTTGTGACTTGTggaatattttgaattttattccAGTGAAGAAAGATGGGTGTGAGgaatatttgaaagaaaaattgagGTTTAGTTGTGTGCTTATATCATCTCTATATAGTGAAATATCATCTAGGAGTACTATAAAGCATGCAGGGAGCTTGTTTCGTCCGTGTTGTAAACCTGTTTCAGTTACAACTAACAATGGATCGGTTGTGGCGGTGTACGAGACGCTGTTGCCGATGGCGGGGGTTTGGGAGTATTTTACGGAGATGGTAAAGTGTGAGGTGAAGGTGAAGTGTGAGtggaaaaatgaagaagaagataagTTCTATGTGAGGCGTATTAAGATTAGAATGGAGGACATGGATGGGATTGTTGTGAATGAGAATCAAGCTGCCATTATTCTTATGAATGCTATTGAAAATGGGGAGAggagaggaagaggaagaggaaaTGAATTTCACCTTGGCTGCACGCATg TTTATGGGCCTTCACTGTGTGTTGCTGCTAATAAAAGAAAAGTTGAAACTTCTAAAAGGGACCCTCAAGCAATGTTGATTACAAAATTGAGAAGACTGTGGAAGATTTAG